The following coding sequences lie in one Methanothermobacter sp. MT-2 genomic window:
- a CDS encoding methanogenesis marker protein 8 yields the protein MDEHIIEALGKTKIVIKNGRIISMGKPMIKYCPLFHKYRGIKELNKDTIQENIEFRIKDFGMCTPKRELRMRDFLSFGVSEIISTLLEDDIIDCAVMVCEGAGTVLITQPELAQGIGGRISGVIKTTPIKEIIEKLGRENVLEPDTAKIDQPMGVNKALNEGYNSIAVTVASLDDAKKIKKINSKVYVFAVHLTGITRKEAEMLFKTADIITSCASKHIREIGDKKALFKAGYSIPIYAATKAGEKFIKKRIKKIGGLKEKKNPKLPYPLI from the coding sequence TTGGATGAGCATATCATAGAAGCCCTTGGAAAAACGAAAATCGTCATAAAGAATGGTAGAATAATCTCCATGGGCAAGCCCATGATCAAATATTGCCCACTATTCCATAAGTATAGGGGAATCAAAGAACTAAACAAGGACACTATACAAGAGAACATAGAATTCAGAATAAAAGATTTCGGTATGTGCACTCCAAAAAGAGAGCTTCGAATGAGGGATTTCTTATCATTTGGGGTTTCAGAGATAATTTCAACCCTGCTAGAAGATGATATAATCGACTGCGCAGTAATGGTATGTGAAGGTGCCGGAACAGTCCTAATAACCCAACCAGAACTTGCCCAGGGAATAGGTGGCAGAATCTCTGGAGTGATTAAAACAACCCCAATAAAAGAGATCATAGAAAAACTTGGAAGAGAAAACGTGTTAGAACCAGATACCGCAAAAATAGACCAGCCAATGGGTGTTAACAAGGCACTAAATGAAGGATACAATTCCATAGCAGTTACAGTAGCTAGTCTAGATGATGCGAAGAAAATCAAAAAAATAAACAGCAAAGTTTATGTCTTCGCGGTCCACCTTACAGGAATAACAAGAAAAGAAGCCGAAATGCTCTTTAAAACTGCCGATATCATAACATCATGCGCATCAAAACACATCAGAGAAATCGGCGACAAAAAAGCTCTCTTCAAAGCAGGATACTCAATACCAATATACGCCGCCACAAAAGCAGGTGAAAAATTCATAAAAAAACGCATAAAAAAGATAGGAGGCCTTAAAGAAAAGAAAAACCCCAAATTACCATACCCACTCATCTAA
- a CDS encoding thiamine biosynthesis protein has protein sequence MTQMEEARKGNITPQIEKVAKKEDHNIQKILKRVSDGRIVIPSNPIHNPNPCGIGEGLYTKINANVGSSSKMEDPELEIEKSLIAVQHGADTIMDLSTGPKLAKIRKAILKKVNVPVGTVPIYEAGVKATQKHGSVVDMDEDDIFKVIEKQAKEGVDFMTVHSGITLDTVEKLEKSERIMGIVSRGGAFLATWIKHNKRENPLYADYEYLLEIAHEHDVTLSLGDGLRPGCLTDASDTPQIQELIILGQLVEKARKAKVQCMVEGPGHVPLDQIAANMKIQKTICKGAPFYVLGPIVTDLAPGYDHISAAIGGAIAAYHGADFICYVTPAEHLTIPGIEEVKEGVIASKIAAQAADAAKKLPRAWKMEIEMAKARRDFNWERQFKLAFDHEKPREYRMQCPVEEEDMCSMCGEYCALRLLKKQ, from the coding sequence GTGACTCAAATGGAAGAAGCAAGAAAAGGCAATATAACACCCCAAATAGAAAAAGTGGCCAAAAAAGAAGACCATAACATCCAAAAGATCTTGAAGAGAGTCTCAGATGGGAGAATTGTCATACCATCAAATCCAATCCACAACCCAAACCCCTGTGGGATAGGTGAAGGACTATACACGAAAATAAACGCTAATGTAGGTTCATCTTCTAAAATGGAGGACCCCGAACTCGAAATTGAAAAATCACTCATTGCAGTTCAACACGGAGCCGACACTATAATGGATCTGAGCACAGGACCAAAATTAGCCAAAATCAGAAAAGCCATACTAAAAAAAGTGAATGTGCCAGTTGGGACGGTGCCAATCTATGAAGCCGGTGTCAAAGCCACTCAAAAACATGGTTCAGTAGTCGACATGGACGAAGACGACATCTTCAAAGTAATAGAAAAACAGGCAAAAGAAGGAGTTGACTTCATGACAGTCCACTCTGGGATAACACTCGACACAGTGGAAAAATTAGAAAAATCAGAAAGAATCATGGGAATAGTAAGCAGGGGAGGAGCATTCCTCGCCACCTGGATAAAACATAACAAAAGGGAAAATCCACTCTATGCAGACTACGAATACCTACTCGAAATAGCCCATGAACATGATGTGACACTCAGCCTCGGCGACGGACTAAGACCCGGATGCCTCACAGACGCATCAGACACACCCCAAATACAAGAACTAATAATCCTCGGACAACTAGTCGAAAAAGCAAGGAAAGCCAAGGTACAATGCATGGTAGAAGGGCCAGGGCACGTCCCCCTGGATCAGATCGCTGCGAACATGAAAATACAGAAGACAATCTGTAAAGGAGCACCATTCTATGTCCTAGGACCAATAGTAACCGACCTGGCCCCAGGCTATGATCATATAAGCGCAGCCATTGGGGGGGCTATAGCAGCCTACCATGGGGCTGACTTCATATGTTATGTAACACCCGCAGAACACCTAACCATACCAGGTATAGAAGAAGTTAAAGAGGGTGTAATAGCATCAAAGATAGCTGCGCAGGCAGCAGACGCCGCCAAGAAGCTGCCAAGGGCTTGGAAGATGGAAATAGAAATGGCGAAGGCCAGGAGGGACTTCAACTGGGAGAGACAGTTTAAACTAGCATTCGACCATGAAAAACCCAGAGAATATAGGATGCAATGTCCAGTTGAAGAAGAAGACATGTGCTCAATGTGTGGAGAATACTGCGCGTTAAGACTCCTCAAAAAACAATAA
- a CDS encoding CBS domain containing protein — translation MIRDVIVVEPDESVAAAKLKMVRANIGGVPVVEGDKLVGFITHRDILLAGSEALKLKVKDIMSKDLVVVDKNTSISRISKIMVETGYQRIPVVEDGKLLGLITQSCVIKAIADYMEDL, via the coding sequence ATGATAAGGGATGTTATTGTTGTGGAGCCTGATGAGTCTGTGGCCGCTGCAAAGTTGAAGATGGTTAGGGCTAATATTGGTGGGGTGCCTGTGGTAGAAGGGGATAAGCTTGTTGGATTCATAACACACAGGGATATATTATTGGCTGGTAGCGAGGCTCTCAAACTTAAAGTGAAGGATATTATGAGTAAGGATCTTGTTGTTGTTGACAAGAACACGTCTATTAGCAGGATAAGTAAGATAATGGTGGAAACTGGTTATCAGAGGATTCCAGTGGTAGAGGATGGGAAGTTGTTGGGTCTTATAACCCAGAGTTGTGTGATAAAGGCCATAGCTGATTATATGGAAGATCTCTAG